The window ATGGGATAAGAAACAGAAGGTCGGCAGAGGAGTATATTCTAGTCCCAAGTAAGGAAACTGGTCCCAACCACCAGTGACTAAGCACCGGTTTTTAGCCACcattcatttataatattttatgatgGATATTtaatatcggtttttctatggtgtgcccatggacacatgTTAAGCGCGGAAATCATTATATTTGGACCATTTTGATTGACTCCtacttcttaataatggtggaccccctgcaaatacaccaaccacaccgaTCAAAATGGTCCAAATCTAAAAATTTCTGCGTTTAGCATGTGCACATGGGCCCTAATGAAACATTATGGCCTCGTAATAACTTGTGACGACTTACGAGTACTTTAACACCCGTAATTGAAATATTGCGGATAGAttttctccacttttctttcatgTGATATTCATAAGAATTGTGATATTTTTATCGACTTATCTTCTTTCCTAAAAAAATCTTATGTATTGATCCTGTTTTGATTTGAGTCGGAAGTGGTTATAAGCCAGAAGACTAGGTGGAAATTATGTTTAAAactaattgttttaaaattaattattgatcATTCATATTCTTGATATTAAATAacgttaaaataattttcgaacTAGTTTTGTTTTGAGGATGCTCGAGTATTTATAATTCAACGAAAAAAACTGAAATAATgaacaaatattattaaaattgattgtatgttaaaatattcattttttagttaattaattttcaTCGAACGACCCCGATTTGGTGGTTGTCTATTTAGTAGTTGTTCAAAAACCCTTAAGTAATTACTATATATAGAATAACGTGCATGGTTGTGGAAGATTTCTAAAATAAAGTTTTCATGGATTTTGACCAgtatttttatcataattttattctatatGAAAAATGGTAGTTTATCGTAGGGGTGATCTCGATATAGGTTGAACTGCACAATTCGTCAGATCCGACCCAATTTTGATATGATGCGAACCAAAATTGAGATATGGATTATGGTTTGAtactttttttttgacggaaagctgagaattttattaacttaataaATCCGCTTCAATACAATCTTTGACAGACCTAGGAATAGAACATCTATCAAAGCTACGATCTGAGAGAAAATATGATTCCCTAGCTAACTTTGATTATGTAAAAAGTCGCAtcttttgattggtttcagtttAACATTAACTAAGTCATTTTTAACTGATGTTAATGATAGACTTGCTTGGcattatatttctaaaatattataCACTTAAGTCTGAATATTATATAGCTATAAAATTGAAGGAGGATGGTTTATATCAGTTTGATTGCTCCTTTCATCAAGCTTCTTCATTTTTGGTGCCTGATAGATCATTTTGGAATCTCATTAGGTCGATTTCTGCACAGTCTAAACTAAAACATTTTATGTGGAGGAGGATATGTATTAATGCCATAGTTACTTGGGAAAATCTTTTCAAGCATAAGTGTTTTTTGTCTCTATTTTGCTCAATCTATATGGATAGCATTGAAATTGTTGAACATATGATTTTTGAACGTTAATGGACACGACCAATCTGGTTCTCTTGTCTCTTGGCGCTTCATCCTCCCTCCTACTCAACATAatttgttaactcctatttcgAAGTTGGAGACTAGAAGAGATCGtatacatatttcaaattttatttttgttagatAGTCCATTTAGCTGGtaagaaataaatttgtttttgacAATGTGTCCGTCTGTCCAATTTCAGTTTTAAAGGCTAGTTGTTCTACTCAATCATAATACTCTTCTTTATTAGAAGTATCTCACCTAGAGTCAAGTAACTCTGTTGACAATTCTTCACGACATCGGATTTCTCTCCCCGTAAATTTGGTGAAGTTCAATTTTGATGGTGCTTTCAAACGAAGCATTGCGGCTATCGAGGTTATTGATAGAAATTCTAATGAAAAACTTGTAAACGACAGAGGTTGTTGTATTTCAGTCACATCTCCTTTACAATCTGAGCTAATTGCTATTCGTGAAGTTTGTTTAATCATAAGGCAACATCATTTTTTTAGTGTCTTCATTGAATCAGATTGCAAAACAGTGATTAGCTTCTGTATTACCGAGTTTGCACCGTCATGCCTTCATAAAAGAGGTTGTTTTGTTTCTGTCACATCTCCTTTACAATCTGAGCTAATTGCTATTCGTGAAACTTGTTTAATCATAAGGCAACATCGTCTTTTTAATGCCTTCATTAAATTAGATTGCAAAACAGTGATTAGTTTTTATACTACGGAGTCTGCGCCGTCATGATTGGGATATGGatgaaatataatgaaatagagACACTTTGTGGTTTCCTATGAAATCAGGCATGGAAGAGGGATTTTGTGGTTCTTATAGCTAGGAGATATCAGATTAATAATGGTTGTTTTTCATATTAGAATCCTTTTTGTGACTCAATCTTGCAAAAGTGTTACTCACTAGGTTACTCAACAAGTTTTTTCGAAGAATCTGCCACTCAGTTGGGTGTTTGATCCCCTGATGAGGTGTCTTCTCAACTGAGGAGTGATTTTGTCTCTTGTTCATGAGTTGATTTTTTATCAACTCTTGTTCtaccaaaaaataataatttatctttGGTTACAAATTACAAGGAAGATGTGTCGGTCAATTTAGCGAGTAAGGTACATGAACTTGATTTCACAAAGCTTATGAGTTAGGAATACTTTatttttgtcacaagatactttctcgTATAACAAATTGTATCAGAATAGAAAAACTGCTGTCAGGAGTTACTTTCGTTCaagaaaatttatcatctaacactCAGACATGCAGAGATGACTGGAGacacttagacaataaagctttaaTGTTCGATAATAAAACACCCATAGGATGTCCGGCTATCATTTTTCCTTCCAATATAGCCtgaaaaatacaatacaaaaaaaacacaataagttCATACAGACAATAAaatgatatactccctccgtcccgccaggtagtttacgttcactgtttgcacgcattttgaggctcttataaaggataggtcaataatatttttttaaattattttttttctgaataaaagtttagacatcaaattttttttcaagatttttttttaaaaaatatatataatgtaagtatactttataggagccttaaaatgcgtgccaaaaagtaacgtaaagaacctggtgggacggagggagtaactatcTAAAAACGATAGAGGAAAAGAGTCAACActcataataaaatacaaaataaaaatattaatataatttatagcaCAAGGAAAGTAGAATCAAAAACGTATgttaaaaaatcacaaaaaatctacaccaaagagataatgagatctctttggttagataccTAATAAAACAATAGGTTATAAATCTCAACAAAAAATAATTGACTTGTAATATCAATGATTAcgtaaattaaataaaattagatatatCTACTACAATATAAGACAAAATTAAGGGAAGAAAATTTATCACGTTTAACTGGTAATCTTTATTAACACAATATAAACTTGGTATGCACCAATTTACCAATCAACCATTAACGGCACAATAATACCTCATTAAGGCACAATAATACCTCATTAAGACACAATAAAGCCATCTTTTATGGCCCCCATGAATTATGGAATTCAGGTACAATAATCAGCAATAAAATTCAGTCAACCAATTAATCTTTTAATCTTTCTAATGAAAATACAACAATTCAAATTAAAGCATGCAAAGAAAAATCAAATTCCAGAGATGAACAAAATAAAAGAGAGTCAACTAGCCAATCAAAAACTAAGATTAATATCTACCATTACTACTAATAAAACCAAATAATATCCAAGAATTAAAAGCTAAAACTAAAATCACGCAATAAATCAGAATAATCTAAGTTCATCACACGCACTAATTAAGTCACCACTACATCTCCATTGACACGATCAAGAACTACAAACATTCATCAAGAACACTAACCACAATTAAAAATCGACAACAAAAATACATAagaaataaaaagtaaataatcatattaaaaatataagatcGATTACACATATCCAATCTCTTCAcaatcagaagaaaaaaattgttgcaTAATTATATCTAATCATGAAAAAATGACATATGAATCACGCcacaataatataaacactgAATCAATCAATATTGACATAAGGATAATCATGTCATTTTATATTTTGGAAAGAACACACCTAATTTTGTGCGTATTGTAAGAGCAATTCCATAAGCATTTACCAGATCAAGCAAGGAGATGATTGAACATCGAAGCTTCATCATAGCAAAGGAAATGCATTTATTCTACGGGCTTAGCAGAAATTTATACAAGGGTCCattaacttctttttttttttgtcaggatctacatacttgtagatgagttgtatcatgGATACAAATTTAGGGGTGAACAAAACCAACCCAAACCGCAAAAACTGACCCAAACCAACCCATTTTTCACCCGATTAAACCGAACCATTTGAAACCGATTATTAAATgggttgattttcaaaaaacccgaataaattgggttgggtcagggttttacatattttaacccttaaccaacccaacccaacccgtttatataaaaataattaaataaacatattATTCCCAGGTCCAATATTTTTTTACCACATAGTTTGCTGGTTTTTTTTAAATCCTCACTCACCAGATACTGTTGAATGACAGATCAACtagtaaattaatttaaaactcaCCAGATGCTAAAACTAGAACTGCCCTTATATAACTTTTAAGCAGACTATCTTCTGATATGTAAATTAGGACAATATTTTGTTATGTATTATGAACTATGAAGTGCAAGAACAGTGAACTGGAGCAGATTGGCAATTTGGCAGCATTGACAgtttatttagtttgtatttttttttttttgcttgtaaaacccgacccaaaccgaaccaacccaacccataTTTTAATTAGCAAGGTTgggttatgtatattttttttggttaatgggttaattttttataaaccgaactaattgggttgggtcattTTTTTGCCCCTAACCCGACCGACCCAACCCGTGTTCACCCCTAGATACAATAGCCGCATCAGGGATTACTTTCATCcaataaagtttatcatctaaccgaaacatacgcaaagatatctccggacgtttagataataagatTTTATAGTCTGATAAGAAAACCCGTAAGGTCTCTCTCCAAGATCCTGAAAAACAAAGCATTTAGgatttaggattgagggtgtaggcgAAATAAGtaaatttacaaccgttaacatttagggtttagattTGGGTTatagaatgattaattcataCTTTAAactaaattggccgacggttagtgtttaggattgagggtgtagggccggtaggccctaatccctcgagcctaaaccataattaatgcgaggctgcaggaccgaaggccctaaagccgagaaaccggcggaataaattaatttacaatcgttaacatttagggtttaggtttgggttatagaatgattaattcatactttaaattaaattgactgacggttagggtttaggacaaaaattgtttttggtattttaaatttataggcTAGACACTACTGGGCTACCATTTgattttaaaactaatataaacGCAAGTTTAAGTAGCGTGTTTagttaaatgagaaaaaaagaaAGGCTGGATGCCATTGCATCTAGCGTCTTGCCTGTATACACTCCCTGCTGAACAAAAACCACAGTGACTAAACGCTTTTGAATGTAGCGtttctattttattaataaaaaacaaaacctaagacgctacacgatgtagcgttttggtTAAAAAAACCAAGACGCTACATCATGTGCGTCACTAATGGTTAGTGAGGGCCATTTACTGGGTATTTTGATATTTGGGGCATTATCACCTCAAATTTGGTTATTTGGGGCCGAAACCctatagaaaaaaatatagcTAACAATCTGAACCCCGTCTGGAGATGTTTATACAAACTTATAAATTGCTTCTTTTCTCGTTCTTCCCCGTCTTTTTTTGAAACTGTTGGTTCATATATTTTGTGCTAAGAAGTTTCTGCTCCCAGCAACTTCGGAATACGCAATGAAATCACCATTGCAATACACTTCAAGCAAGACCTGGTCTGGCTACTCTTCTTTTGCCTGAGGTTCGGGTCTCTGTGAATGACTACGGGGAGTTTTTTGTTGAGTTTAGTCTCCTTGGTTTCACCTGTTAGCTGATAAGGGATATAATTCTCAGACATCAATTTTTGAAAGGCAAGACGGGGTTTGTGTACATTTATCTCAAGCTTTATATGCAACCTAATCCCGAATTCCATCAGCAAGTGTtgaatttttacaaaattttgccGAGCTGTATCAGCATGATAACATAGCAGCTGCCTCTTTCGAGTAATCTAATTGCATTAGAGGTAAAAGCTTCTCTATTAGCATAGTATATATCTGCTTAATCTCAGGATGATTTCTGTCCCCTGCCAAAAATACATGGGACTGACCCTTTATATCTATCTGACTAAAACCTGGTAGTTTTTTCACTCTCCtctccttcattttctttttaataagaGCAAACTTGTCCCACTTCCCACATGCAGCAAAGACATTGGACAAAACAACATACCCTCCTGATTCGTCCGGTTCAAGTTCAATCAACTCTTCTCCAATGCGATTTGCTACTTCAACATCCCCATGTATTTTGCACGCACCAAGCAGTGCCCCTAAAACTGCACCATCTCGCTCATGCAGAGGCATCGTATCAACAACCCTAGTTGCCTGCTCAATTTTTCCAGCTCGGCCAAGGATATCAACAAGACAGGAATAGTGTGCAGCCTTCGGCTCCAACCCATAAGCATGAGCCATTGAGTCAAAAAGCTTTTGACCTTTATTGACAAGACCTGCATGACTACAGGCTGTTAAAACTCCAACAAAAGTGATGTCATCCGGTGTAGTTCCTGACCTCAGCATCCTTGCAAATGCTTGTAAAGATTGGGAACCATATCCATGAATTGAATAGGATACTATCATTGCAGTCCATGACACGACATCCTTTGTTTCAAGATCAGTGAAAGCTAACCAAGAAGAGTTGACATCCCCGATTTTTGAATACATTGTAACAAGAGCATTCATAAGCGAAGTTGATCGAACAAACCCAAGTCGTATGACAAGAGCATGGGCTTGCAACAACTCTGAAGTGCTTTCCTTGCATGATATCAATACTGAAGTGAGAGTTATTTCATTTGGCCTAACCTGGAAACAATTAAGCATATGAACGAGGAGCTTAAATGCTTCCCCATCTAGGCCATTTTTTGCATAGCCATCAATGAGTGCATTCCAAGTAGTAATATTCCTCTCACGCATCTTATTAAAGAGCTCACTTGCCTCAACCATGAGGCCCTCACCAGAGTACGTTGTGATCATTGCATTCCATGCAGCTATGTCTTTTTTGGGCATCTGATTAAAATATGTCCGTGCATGTTCAATTGATCCATTTCGTGCCAAACCCATCACCATTATAGTCCAGGAAACTGCATTTCTAGAAGGCATTAACCTAAACAATTGAATAGCTTCATCTACTCTTTCATCTTCTAAAGTACCTTGAAGCATTACATTCCACGAATATAGATTACGTTGTGGCATCTCATTAAAAAGTTTCCGGGCCTCATCAATCCTACAACCATCAACATATGCTTTAAGCATAGCTGTCCAAGAAACCACATTTTTCTCCGGCATTACCTCAAAAGTTACCTTAGCATGATCAAGCAACCGATTGTTAGCAAAACCCAATAACATTGTAGTCCAAGACACCACATTTTTCTCCGGCATCTCCTGAAATAACCGGCAAGCATCCCCAACTCTCCCAATCCCAAAATATCCAGAAATCAAACTTGTCCAAGAAAACACATTCCTCTCCTTCATTCCATCAAACACTTTCTGAGCCTCCTCTATTCGACCCGCCTTAGCATACCCACTAATCATTGCAGATTCTGCAACAATACCCTTCTCCGGCATCGATAGAAATATCGATTCAGCCCTCAAAAGATCATTGTTTTTAAGGTAAACAGTAATCATTGAAGTATAAGAAAAAACATCTCTCTGCGGCATTCCATCAAACACCTTCTCTGCTTCATAAACCTTCCCACTACAACCCAGACTCCTTATCTTTACATCGTCATGATATATACTACTGCGAGACAAATCAAATGAAACTGCATTATGGGTACCGCCacaatttgaatttttgtttgtCAAGAGTGGAGTTTTTGAAGTGTAAACTGAATGGTGTCTCAAAGATGACAactttaaaatatcattacatatgtatatgtatctaCCATACTTAAGTACATTGATTTCTCGTTTCATTGTTGTATCTTTCACCGATGTAAcatagttttaacttttaaaccATTTTATGATTATCTAAGACAAAATATAACAACTCAAGAAAGAAGAAgtgttttagaaaaaaaaaaagaaagaaagaaacttCCACACTGCTCCCTAGTTGTAATTAGGGAGGAAAACATGTGAAAAGAAAGTAAAATCATGTAAATTTCACTTTTGTTTGTGCTCccgaatttttttgaaaaaaggaGGAAAGTAAGTGAAAATGGATGCAAATATAGCATACTTTCACTCTAAAAGTGGGATATGCATTCACTTGCTTTCTCCCTGAAAAAACTCGAGAGCAGGGCCTTAAGAAATATGATGGTAAAAGAACGATATAAATTCAATGTTTTTgggttcaaattttaaaacattttttttcattttatgttTTGTAAGTAATTACTTATTTATTAAGTACTTGTGATAACAATGTCTATCATTGGTTAGGAAAAGGGGTAAATATAACACTTGTTgtcttactttgaacttgtgtTTGTAACAATTACATTATTTTCTGATCAAAATTGTATCATTTGACCTAGTATCAATGCTTTGGCACTTTGCAGCAGTTTGCAGGATAGATTGTCACTTGAAGCTCCATATTGAAATATCTGAATCCTTCGATATTACCAATCTACTAATCCTCAAATGGCGGAGAAGGTCATGGTCGTGATAGTCAAGTGTCtggttttttaattataaactgAAAGTAACGAATGTAGACGGGAAAACACAAAAATGCtaatgtaaaatactggattaAGATATACA of the Daucus carota subsp. sativus chromosome 4, DH1 v3.0, whole genome shotgun sequence genome contains:
- the LOC108216813 gene encoding pentatricopeptide repeat-containing protein At1g09410, mitochondrial — encoded protein: MKREINVLKYGRYIYICNDILKLSSLRHHSVYTSKTPLLTNKNSNCGGTHNAVSFDLSRSSIYHDDVKIRSLGCSGKVYEAEKVFDGMPQRDVFSYTSMITVYLKNNDLLRAESIFLSMPEKGIVAESAMISGYAKAGRIEEAQKVFDGMKERNVFSWTSLISGYFGIGRVGDACRLFQEMPEKNVVSWTTMLLGFANNRLLDHAKVTFEVMPEKNVVSWTAMLKAYVDGCRIDEARKLFNEMPQRNLYSWNVMLQGTLEDERVDEAIQLFRLMPSRNAVSWTIMVMGLARNGSIEHARTYFNQMPKKDIAAWNAMITTYSGEGLMVEASELFNKMRERNITTWNALIDGYAKNGLDGEAFKLLVHMLNCFQVRPNEITLTSVLISCKESTSELLQAHALVIRLGFVRSTSLMNALVTMYSKIGDVNSSWLAFTDLETKDVVSWTAMIVSYSIHGYGSQSLQAFARMLRSGTTPDDITFVGVLTACSHAGLVNKGQKLFDSMAHAYGLEPKAAHYSCLVDILGRAGKIEQATRVVDTMPLHERDGAVLGALLGACKIHGDVEVANRIGEELIELEPDESGGYVVLSNVFAACGKWDKFALIKKKMKERRVKKLPGFSQIDIKGQSHVFLAGDRNHPEIKQIYTMLIEKLLPLMQLDYSKEAAAMLSC